In the Candida orthopsilosis Co 90-125, chromosome 7 draft sequence genome, ACCCAAGATTtatgaaaataaagaatATGTGTCACCTAATTTCGTTAGAGCTCAAATTAAACAACAAGCAGCTCAACAAGCTAGAAGTAGAGCTGAAGCTGCTTTGGAAAGAAAGATCAAAAAGAGAAGTCAAGTGTTGCAAAAGGATCCATTATCTAATGATGCCTTATTTAAGGAGTAGATACAAAATAGCTTCAGTTTGATTTCATAAATTCATTAcactttttatttttacgTCATAAAATCTTACATCTTCTCTATATATATCTACAGTATTACTCTCTTATTGGGTTTCATCATCGGGTGGACTTCCAAATTCACCTTCGAAAATCGTAGCACCACACTTCCTtctattttcaatcaagacACATTCAtccatttccaaaattgaactaGCACTAGGTCTATCAAATGGAGTAGGTTTCAACATCTTGTTCACCAAAGCATCCAATGCATTTGATTCTCCAACCAAAAAAGGTGGAGCCCAAGAAGGAATCAAATCATGAGCCCCGATAGTATCATCATTATGTTCAATTGTAGatcttgatttgaaatgtgGATTCAATGATAATGAATGAGCCGAAGAGCTGAAATTCGTATTTGATGAACTACTAGTCTCTGGTTTATGTTGTAAAAACATGGAAATATTATCACTTGATAATTGACCAGCATCACTCAAATCACCACTTCGTAATTTCCTCCATGGTGTTCCGTTATCAGGCAAGATTATATTTGCCGCAATTTCCAATATAATTAAACCAAGACTGAAAATATCAGCAAACGGTGTGTATAtcttatcatcaattaattCAGGTGCAATATAATTTCGATCACCTTctaaatcaaaatctttttccaaaatggGTAATTTTGTAGCTAGGCCgaaatcaccaatttttAAATATCCTTCAAATgtgatgaaaatatttgCTGGTTTTAAATCAAGATGTAGATAATTCCTCAGGTGAATGAATCGTAATCCATTGGCTAATTCTATAATCATTTTCCATATCCTAAATTCATCGATCTTGTAATGTTTATTATCTTCCAAAAAATCATAAAGAGTACCACCTTCGCAATATTCCGTCATGATGTAATAGTAATTATCAAAATCCCAAGCTTCAATGAAATAAACCAAATTTTCTTTCCCTTGCTGTTCTTCTGccaaattttcatcttcattatccTTGATACTTGAAAGAGTTCTCAATGCATCAATCTCTCTCATTATAGTTTGTTTATCTAATTTACCAATAACTGGCTTTTTAGTTCTCTTGATGGCAAATTTATCCTCATTGAATACACACTCAAAACATATACTAAACTCACCATGTCCAATATACTTTAGATTCTTCATGCCAAACTTGTTAATCAAATGCTCATCTATTTTGGCGGGATAAGTGCTTAAATACAGATGATGGCTCAATTTTAATTGATCACTTTCATTCAATGGAGGTAATTCCACTGGAttatctttcaaaatgggATCTTTCTCATCGCCAAATCCCCAGTGGATTGGTGTTGAGGGTGCACCAAACTTGAAGCCTTTAGGTCCAGAATTTAACTGTAGCTTGTCAAGTTTGCCAAGCTTCATTGATAGTGTCTGTTTAGTCGTTGTCGATGGTACCGGTGGGGCTGGAGCCGTAACTGACTGATGATGGTGTGTTTGAGCAAaatgtttctttgttggCGTTTCTGGAATCATTGACCCTTCGTCATCCAATTCTATATCGGAAGTAAATATCACTTCCAAATCTTGGTGCTGTTGCATATCATTCTTGTTTGGCTCTGCCAGGGAAGGAATAATCTTGAACTGTGACCTTTCAATGTCGCTCAAATTCAAagtatcatcaacaccattaTCTCTCCCtacttcaattgatctatCGTGTTCCTCTTGCTCAATTATATGTGATAAGTTCACATTATCGTGATCAAATCGTAGATGTAAAGGTTTATTGGTATTGATCATGGTTAAAGGGTTCCTCTTCATTGGAGTTTCAGGTGGTGgttttgttattgtatGTTGGACcatattcttcttcaataaccCATTGGACAAAAATGCTGTTTGCAAAGGCTTGACAAAACGGAACAGATCGTTGTTTTCcttatcatcaaatgggGTAGTGGCAACATTCTTATTCTTATTCTTATTCGTATTCGTATTCGTATTCGTATTCGTATCCGTGTTCgtatttgtcaatttcgGACTTCCTTGGTACattattattgatgattggtGAGAATTGGACAGTTTTCTATTCTTTGACGGGCTATCAAATACATCATTGTCAAAATCAGCTTGATTTAACCCAGGTTgtacattttcaattgatgaatgtaTTATTGGTGTATTGGTTTTTCGTAGCTTAGTAGCTTGACCAAACAAATGTGTTTTTGAAAGCGGACTTTCTGAATTTCGATTTCGAATGGGGGATACtatattttcattaatCTTGTAGCCTCTAAAATGCTTTATTCCAAGTTGAGATGGTGAATGCAAGTTCGATTGTGGTGATGAGGATGATAATGTTGTTTTTAcctttgttgatgatggagaTGGAGACTGACTAATTAATTTATGAGGCCgtttgaattgattactTGTGGATGGTAGTAACAAGTTATCAGTTCTGCGTGATGATGCAGGTGAAGAATAATCGTTAACTTTgacatcaatttcattcaagCTAATTTTATCAATCTCATCAGGCATTTTACCCCCATCTAATGTTCGTAGACtagaatcaattgaaaggttgatatattttgaagatcGTTTGATTGAACTTTGAGAGTTTCGTATGGTTGAATTAGAAGAGTCAGGTCCCAAGGACGGCCTAACAAACTGTTGACTCAGGGTTGCAAATGAGCTTGATTGACGGTAGTCGTTGGAAGTCTTGTTGGGGGTGGTATTCAAGTATACCCCTTTGTTTTCCACATTAAACTCATCTTCACCTTCACTTAAAAAATCGTCCTCGTACTCGTCAATATCAGTATCGTTGGctatttcttcttcatcaagaaaGGTGTCTATGCTATCGTTCAAGTAATCTGTCTTTACATTAAATGGTGGTGATTTGTTTATGGTCTTTTTTGAAGATAATTTGTCAATAGTTGTAGTATTAtcatccaaaatcaaactatTGAAGGatcttgaaaaatggtGGTTTGTAAAGTAATCCAACGGTTGTGCATGTGGTGTTTGCTGAGACATGGATGTCGTGTGGTCACGGACTCGCAGGGCATGCAGACCAGGCTGTGGTCGATTCCTATGTGGAGTGATACTGGATGTTTGTGTCAGACCTATGTGGGTATcactgttgttgttggtgctgcCACTATCAGTATCATGATCATGATCACCATTGCCACTGTGTTTGGTATGCAACAGATGATGGTGGCTCATCATTATGGTGGATTTGATAGGGCTAAGACTAAGTGTTTAAGTTGTCGATTGCTTGATTGTCTATATGTCTCCAACCACCACTGCTGCAGTATGTCTCTTGTATCCTTTGTCAGAAGTATCTCCGATTGTCTGATTAAGATGGATTAGgggttcaatttgataaatttgtgAATAAGAGACAAAAAATTTACTCTTGTGTTTGtatgtgttgttgtttatttattatttactgttttgtttttttcttttttatttacGCAATGTATTTGTTTATACTTTAAAGATTGACTAACGAGTGATGTAGAGAAGTAGGTCTATCCACGACAGACCAGAAAGAGTAGTTATACAACAAGTGGCATGTGTAGTGTAAGTCCTGGAACCAAGCATATACTTCTTTTCCCAGGAAAAATGGGGGATTCTTTTCACTGGAAACCACTTCTTTCAAAGGTAATTTATAGGGAATTACATTTCCCTCACcatcaaaaaaatattacAGACACATATAGTAGACAAGCTGTTGTCTGTGGTAGTGTAGTGTTTAGTCTGTCAAACCAAACAGTTATATAGCCTAAGCGACGAGATGAATCGTTCTGTTTGCTATTAAAAGGGGGTGTTGGGGTGCAATACAAAACACAACAGACGCGTCTTTTAAAAATTAGTTTGTgacattacacaaaactcCTGGTTCTATCACGTGCATAAGCCAATATACAGTGTCCATACGTTCTTATATAGCAACTATAACAACCAAACCCATTTGTCAGCGTTCAGCGTAGTCAGTACCCTACGATACTGCTATGCTGTACCCCTTCAAAAAAAACATTCTTATAATTTTTAGACTTGCACAACTAGTTCCAGTTTAATCTGTAGGTTGTAATTAGTAAATATCCACTATACCTTATTTTATCTTTGAAGTTTTTGCAACGAAACCAGGACAAACTATAAGTTTAAAATGGAAAGAAATGAGGAAGATAGTAGTTccaaataaattttttaaaaattaaacCTTTATGCTTAATAATCAACAAGCGGTATTATAAGGAAACTACTTCATTCATATTCCTGTCTTTAACAGCTTTTAGCGGAGTGGAATAAAGGTTAGTGCGTATGCTAATAGATCGCTTAGATAAAAATGCACGTGCAGAGAATAAATTATAGATTTCCCAAATGGGCAATATGTGAGCAACCAGCTTTTTGTTGGGTTGCtaaataaaattttacaaattgtGGCATGATTATTAATTGGTGTAATTTTATTGGTCGAGACAATTGATATctatttgatcaaaagagaaaaatgagaaaagaaataaaatttttacTCGTAAGTACTACTCAATTTGGGACAAGAGGcgaataaaaaataaaataaaaatagaaTTGCAAATATAGGGAAAGAGTTATCGAATGAGATCTTCAAATCTAACCAATAAGTATAATTGTATTGATAAGAACAGACAAGAACCTATACTCACCAAGAAGGCAATGAACTGTAGCTCTAAGTGAGCTCTAAACCTGACTCTAATATCCCTCCTATCGATATTTAGAATCACCTGTAAGTTGGAAATAGAGAGTAAAATTATGTAAAAGTAAGCCTCATGAACACAGAAACGGAACGACATTAACAGAAAAAATATTACTGTGtactatatatatatatagtaACACTGCCATTACTAATAACGAGacataaaattttcaaacctACATCTTTATATATCtttacatcaacaacagcattACCATTGAGTTTATCAAAACCAGTGTACCCCactcatcattttcatacTCATCCAATCCACACACTCCTTTACAACGTCCAAATAGACGAGACTCATACACATCACTTACTTTGTCTAGattcaaactttttttgctttgtaTTACAACGCTTATCAAACTACTGAACTTACCTGTACCTATACGATCACAAACTGACCCACCCCTGAGAACTATAGTCATTAGAAGAACAATACTTGTTAGACTGAGAATATCCGATAACACCATAATTaagaattttgttttttcatTAAACGTTTAAAAATATATTTCCGAGAATATTAAAGTTTtaaaactttcaaaagtaACCTTTTGACAGAGTTTCATAAGTCAGCTCACAGTGTAACTAAAGAATCGAGAGAAAACCAAAAGTGGTGGTATCGATTGTTCTCATATATTTAATAATCCACTAATTTGCAACACTTTTACAAGTGCTTTCCATTACCAACATCCACTCGAAAAGCAAACCTTCAATTTACAAGCTACTGATATTACAATAACCTTCTTTTGTCTACCATTCATGATTTCAATATAACACAACATCTTTAAAATAATGTCCATACACGaacaatttattaaaaCAGAATCTACACAACTGCCGACGTCATCAAACAAGGTCAAGACTACAACAACGACAAAACCGCCCACAACTACACATCCAGCACATTCAGTGGAAACAGCACAAATGGCACAACCAGtacaaccaacaacaacatcgTCACTACCGACTCCAGAAGATGGCCAACAATGTTCAAATTGTGGGACAACAAAAACGCCACTATGGCGACGAGCACCCGATGGAACACTAATCTGTAATGCCTGTGGCCTCTACCTTCGATCAAACCATACCCATCGCCCAGTAAATCTTAAGCGACCACCAAATACAATCACTATTTCCAAAGAGGAATTGGGGTCATGTAAAGGTGATGGACGATGTAATGGAACTGGTGGATCAGCTGCTTGTCGTGGTTGTCCAGCTTTCAATAATCGAATTGTGGCCAAGAAACAGTTGTTGGAGAAATCACCCAAGAATGAGGATGTTAAGATAAAGACCGATATTTCCGCAAATGGAGAAGAGGGAGGTCAAAGTGGAATTAGTGAAAATAATGCATCGACTAATTCGCAAACTAAAAGTGACAACAGTAATAGCGGTCAAGCAATAGAAAGATCTAAAACTAGTGCATCTGCTGCATCCGCAACAGGATCCACTGATGAGAATTCACTAGCTATTGCATGTTATAATTGTGATACCACGATAACACCATTATGGAGAAGAGATGATGCCGGTAATACCATTTGTAATGCATGTGGATTATTTTATAGATTACATGGATCACATCGACCAATAAAGATGAAACGGTCAACTATCAAAcgaaggaaaagaaatgtaTCGGAtcataaatcaaaagaggAATCAAAAGATGTTAAGATGTCGGTCACTTCTCCAGGAAGAATGGTATCTCTAACTGCATCTCCtacaccaacaccaagTCATGCATCACCTTcattacaacaaaaacaccaATCTCCAGCACAACTGCATGCATCAAATACTGCATCACCTCCGCCCTCTTCTTCGTTACATTCATCATTTGTCAATAGACCCATGTCACCATCATATAATAGACTACCACCATTTTCATATTCAATCCCATTCCAAAGAGCTTCCCAATTGGGACAAACTAGTCAAGGCTCAACCCCACCGCCACCATTACCAccacagcaacaacaaccatcGATATCCAtacagcagcagcaacaacaacaagcaatGCCAATGACAAGTACTGGTCTGCATATGATGCCACATTCCTTGTATCCTAGGTATAGTGGGAATGGACGTTTACCCAATGGACCTGGCCCCCTCCCCGgtccaccaccaccaatgcCGCTACCTCATATACAATCACAAGCACCACAGCAGATGCAACATTTACAACCAATGCAAATGCAATTGCTGCAACTGGTTTCTCCACTTCCTCAACCATCCATATACCAGCAACACCAATATCAAACGGTAGCTgaatcacaacaacaacaacaacaacctcCACCAACATTACCACCAATAAACCGTAACACTAATACTACTTCAGTAGTAGCA is a window encoding:
- a CDS encoding Swe1 protein kinase (with a role in control of growth and morphogenesis, required for full virulence), whose translation is MMSHHHSLHTKHSGNGDHDHDTDSGSTNNNSDTHIGSTQTSSITPHRNRPQPGSHASRVRDHTTSMSQQTPHAQPLDYFTNHHFSRSFNSLILDDNTTTIDKLSSKKTINKSPPFNVKTDYLNDSIDTFLDEEEIANDTDIDEYEDDFLSEGEDEFNVENKGVYLNTTPNKTSNDYRQSSSFATSSQQFVRPSLGPDSSNSTIRNSQSSIKRSSKYINLSIDSSLRTLDGGKMPDEIDKISLNEIDVKVNDYSSPASSRRTDNLLLPSTSNQFKRPHKLISQSPSPSSTKVKTTLSSSSPQSNLHSPSQLGIKHFRGYKINENIVSPIRNRNSESPLSKTHLFGQATKLRKTNTPIIHSSIENVQPGLNQADFDNDVFDSPSKNRKSSNSHQSSIIMYQGSPKLTNTNTDTNTNTNTNTNKNKNKNVATTPFDDKENNDSFRFVKPLQTAFLSNGLLKKNMVQHTITKPPPETPMKRNPLTMINTNKPLHLRFDHDNVNLSHIIEQEEHDRSIEVGRDNGVDDTLNLSDIERSQFKIIPSSAEPNKNDMQQHQDLEVIFTSDIELDDEGSMIPETPTKKHFAQTHHHQSVTAPAPPVPSTTTKQTLSMKLGKLDKLQLNSGPKGFKFGAPSTPIHWGFGDEKDPILKDNPVELPPLNESDQLKLSHHSYLSTYPAKIDEHLINKFGMKNLKYIGHGEFSICFECVFNEDKFAIKRTKKPVIGKLDKQTIMREIDALRTLSSIKDNEDENLAEEQQGKENLVYFIEAWDFDNYYYIMTEYCEGGTLYDFLEDNKHYKIDEFRIWKMIIELANGLRFIHSRNYLHLDLKPANIFITFEGYLKIGDFGLATKLPILEKDFDLEGDRNYIAPELIDDKIYTPFADIFSLGLIILEIAANIILPDNGTPWRKLRSGDLSDAGQLSSDNISMFLQHKPETSSSSNTNFSSSAHSLSLNPHFKSRSTIEHNDDTIGAHDLIPSWAPPFLVGESNALDALVNKMLKPTPFDRPSASSILEMDECVLIENRRKCGATIFEGEFGSPPDDETQ
- a CDS encoding Sfu1 transcriptional regulator of iron-responsive genes — protein: MSIHEQFIKTESTQSPTSSNKVKTTTTTKPPTTTHPAHSVETAQMAQPVQPTTTSSLPTPEDGQQCSNCGTTKTPLWRRAPDGTLICNACGLYLRSNHTHRPVNLKRPPNTITISKEELGSCKGDGRCNGTGGSAACRGCPAFNNRIVAKKQLLEKSPKNEDVKIKTDISANGEEGGQSGISENNASTNSQTKSDNSNSGQAIERSKTSASAASATGSTDENSLAIACYNCDTTITPLWRRDDAGNTICNACGLFYRLHGSHRPIKMKRSTIKRRKRNVSDHKSKEESKDVKMSVTSPGRMVSLTASPTPTPSHASPSLQQKHQSPAQSHASNTASPPPSSSLHSSFVNRPMSPSYNRLPPFSYSIPFQRASQLGQTSQGSTPPPPLPPQQQQPSISIQQQQQQQAMPMTSTGSHMMPHSLYPRYSGNGRLPNGPGPLPGPPPPMPLPHIQSQAPQQMQHLQPMQMQLSQSVSPLPQPSIYQQHQYQTVAESQQQQQQPPPTLPPINRNTNTTSVVAGAAGCCSSCGSSKRTPTPMAIDFTATYKKETRAPPPSSTTTNNQNDSEGGDTTANTTGDVSGTPSPSGERRTGQQKRALTIGGLLNE